In the genome of Tropicibacter oceani, one region contains:
- a CDS encoding CaiB/BaiF CoA transferase family protein produces the protein MLHGTRIIEFEALGPAPFAGMLLADLGAEVIVVHRKTGGDNPAKQDVTLLDRGKRSIALDLKDAADHGTAHALIRSADGLTEGMRPGVMERLGLGPEQAHALNPALVYGRMTGWGQTGPRARQAAHDLNYLALSGALFYAGQDEPPFVPPTMLGDIGAGAMYLAVGMLAGLLKARQTGQGCVVDAAIVDGASHMMALLLSMGPQFSTHARGQSLLDGPHWSRCYACADGRHISVQCLEPKFYALFLDLLSLSGDAGFARQYDPETWPVLTARLAGLFAAKPLAHWAALFDGTDACVAPVLSPDEARADPHIAAREIWTQGAEGPASAPRFDTHRPTPRPSPTKGQDSAAILQDLKDKGLL, from the coding sequence ATGCTGCACGGCACCCGCATCATCGAATTCGAGGCGCTTGGCCCCGCCCCCTTTGCCGGGATGCTGCTGGCCGATCTTGGGGCCGAGGTGATCGTTGTCCACCGCAAGACCGGCGGCGACAACCCGGCGAAACAGGACGTCACCCTGCTGGATCGCGGCAAACGCTCGATCGCGCTGGACCTCAAGGACGCGGCTGACCATGGCACCGCGCACGCCCTTATCCGCAGCGCCGATGGGCTGACCGAAGGGATGCGCCCCGGCGTCATGGAACGCCTCGGCCTTGGGCCAGAGCAGGCCCATGCCCTGAACCCCGCGCTGGTCTATGGCCGCATGACCGGTTGGGGCCAAACTGGCCCGCGCGCGCGGCAGGCGGCGCATGACCTGAACTATCTCGCGCTCAGCGGCGCGCTGTTTTATGCCGGGCAGGACGAGCCGCCCTTTGTCCCGCCGACCATGCTGGGCGATATCGGCGCAGGGGCGATGTACCTGGCGGTTGGGATGTTGGCCGGGCTGCTCAAGGCGCGTCAGACCGGGCAGGGCTGCGTCGTCGATGCGGCGATCGTCGATGGGGCCAGCCATATGATGGCGCTGCTGCTGTCGATGGGGCCACAATTTTCGACCCATGCGCGGGGGCAATCGCTGCTGGACGGGCCGCATTGGTCGCGCTGCTATGCCTGCGCCGACGGGCGGCACATCTCGGTGCAATGCCTTGAGCCCAAGTTCTATGCGCTGTTCCTCGACTTGCTGAGCCTGTCCGGGGACGCAGGCTTTGCGCGGCAGTACGACCCGGAAACCTGGCCCGTTCTGACCGCCCGCCTTGCCGGACTCTTTGCCGCGAAACCGCTGGCCCATTGGGCCGCGCTGTTCGACGGCACCGATGCCTGCGTCGCGCCTGTGCTGTCGCCTGACGAGGCGCGCGCAGACCCGCATATCGCCGCGCGCGAAATCTGGACGCAGGGGGCAGAGGGCCCCGCCAGCGCCCCGCGCTTTGACACCCACAGACCCACGCCGCGCCCCAGCCCGACCAAGGGGCAGGACAGCGCGGCGATCCTTCAGGACCTCAAGGACAAAGGCCTTTTATGA
- a CDS encoding ligase-associated DNA damage response DEXH box helicase, which translates to MLELPPSLQNWFDARGWHVHPHQRAMLERANAPALLLIAPTGGGKTLAGFLPTLSELAQAPRGGLHTLHVSPLKALAADIRRNLNLPIEEAGLPIRVEDRTGDTPASRKRRQRADPPHILLTTPESLALLTSYEDAPRMFAGLQRVIVDEIHALAESKRGDQLMLALARLNALCPGLRRVGLSATVEDPRAVASLLARHPDPCEIILADPGPDPDISMLQTEAAPPWSGGGAAHAIPAVLEQVKKHKTTLIFHNTRAQAEIFFHKLWLANDDSLPIGIHHGSLDRAQRERVEAAMVAGQLRAIVCTGSLDLGIDWGDVDLVIQVGAPKNVKRLVQRIGRANHRYNAPSKALLVPANRFEVVECLAALEAVRAHDLDGEPRGPGPRDVLCQHILIAACSGPFEAGDLYDEMRSAGPYADLTREEFDDCLTFCATGGYALRAYDQWQRLKQREDGLWQLRDPRSAVRIRQNIGTIQDTDTLKVRWRGRGGAPLGEVEEGFAASLTAGDTFLIGGQIVRYEGLRELVVQVSKDPGRKPKIATFNGTKFATSTQLSQRILRMFQSGDWSGLPAHTAQWLELQQKVSRLPQPGRLLIETFPHDGRQQMVVYGFAGRNAQQTLGLILTKRMEEMGLAPMGFVSTDYATLIWGLDAVGDPAGLFDLGALEAGLEGWLAGNAVMKRTFRASATIAGLIERQLGGQRKTGRQATMSSDILYDTLLRYDPDHLLMRITRAEAMRGLVDFSRVREMCARVGDRIDHVRLTRISPLSAPLFLEPGRVPVNGLADERILEEEVTRLLNESGLAGIDGA; encoded by the coding sequence ATGTTGGAACTGCCCCCTTCCTTGCAGAACTGGTTCGATGCGCGTGGCTGGCACGTGCACCCGCATCAGCGTGCCATGTTGGAGCGCGCGAATGCCCCGGCGCTGTTGCTGATCGCGCCCACCGGGGGCGGCAAGACGTTGGCCGGTTTCTTGCCGACGCTGAGTGAATTGGCGCAGGCGCCCAGGGGCGGTTTGCATACGCTGCACGTGTCGCCGCTGAAGGCGCTTGCGGCGGACATTCGACGCAACCTGAACCTGCCGATCGAAGAGGCGGGGCTGCCGATCCGGGTCGAGGATCGCACAGGGGATACGCCGGCCAGCCGCAAGCGGCGGCAGCGGGCCGACCCGCCGCATATCCTGTTGACCACGCCCGAGTCGCTGGCCCTGCTGACCAGTTACGAGGATGCACCGCGCATGTTCGCGGGTTTGCAGCGGGTGATCGTCGACGAAATCCACGCCTTGGCCGAAAGCAAGCGGGGGGATCAGTTGATGCTGGCGCTGGCGCGGCTGAACGCCCTGTGCCCCGGGTTGCGGCGTGTGGGCCTGTCGGCCACGGTCGAGGACCCACGGGCCGTTGCCAGCCTGCTGGCGCGCCACCCCGATCCTTGCGAGATCATCCTTGCCGACCCCGGCCCCGATCCCGACATTTCCATGTTGCAGACCGAGGCCGCGCCGCCCTGGTCCGGGGGCGGCGCCGCCCACGCCATTCCGGCGGTTCTGGAGCAGGTCAAGAAGCACAAGACCACGCTGATCTTTCACAACACCCGCGCGCAGGCGGAAATCTTTTTCCACAAGCTGTGGCTTGCGAACGATGATTCCCTGCCCATCGGTATCCACCACGGCAGCCTTGACCGGGCGCAGCGCGAACGGGTCGAGGCAGCGATGGTCGCAGGGCAGTTGCGGGCGATTGTCTGCACCGGCTCGCTGGACCTGGGGATTGACTGGGGCGATGTCGATCTGGTCATCCAGGTCGGCGCGCCGAAGAACGTCAAGCGGCTGGTGCAACGGATCGGGCGGGCGAACCACCGCTATAACGCTCCGTCCAAGGCGCTTTTGGTGCCGGCGAACCGCTTTGAGGTGGTGGAATGCCTGGCCGCGCTTGAAGCGGTGCGCGCCCATGATCTGGACGGAGAGCCGCGCGGCCCCGGCCCACGCGACGTATTGTGCCAGCACATCCTGATCGCCGCCTGTTCGGGCCCCTTCGAGGCGGGCGATTTGTACGATGAGATGCGCAGCGCCGGGCCCTATGCCGACCTGACGCGCGAGGAATTCGATGACTGCCTGACTTTCTGCGCCACTGGCGGCTATGCCCTGCGCGCTTATGACCAGTGGCAGCGATTGAAGCAGCGCGAGGACGGGCTGTGGCAATTGCGTGATCCACGCTCGGCCGTGCGCATCCGCCAGAACATCGGCACGATCCAGGACACCGATACGCTCAAGGTGCGCTGGCGCGGACGCGGCGGCGCGCCACTGGGCGAGGTTGAGGAAGGCTTTGCCGCTTCGCTGACTGCGGGCGATACCTTTCTGATTGGCGGGCAGATCGTGCGCTATGAGGGGCTGCGCGAGCTGGTGGTGCAGGTGTCCAAGGACCCCGGCCGCAAACCCAAGATTGCCACCTTCAACGGGACCAAGTTCGCCACCTCGACGCAGCTGAGCCAACGCATCCTGCGCATGTTCCAGTCCGGTGACTGGTCGGGCCTGCCCGCCCATACCGCGCAATGGCTGGAGTTGCAGCAAAAGGTGTCGCGCCTGCCGCAGCCCGGCCGGCTGCTGATCGAGACCTTTCCCCATGACGGGCGGCAACAGATGGTCGTCTACGGTTTTGCCGGGCGCAACGCGCAGCAGACGCTGGGACTGATCCTGACCAAGCGGATGGAGGAGATGGGGCTGGCGCCCATGGGCTTTGTCAGCACCGATTACGCAACCCTGATCTGGGGGCTGGACGCGGTCGGCGACCCGGCTGGCCTGTTCGACCTGGGGGCGCTTGAAGCCGGGCTTGAGGGCTGGCTGGCGGGCAATGCGGTGATGAAGCGGACATTTCGCGCCAGCGCCACCATCGCCGGGCTGATCGAGCGGCAATTGGGCGGGCAGCGCAAGACCGGGCGGCAGGCGACCATGTCGTCGGACATCCTGTATGACACGCTGCTGCGCTATGACCCGGATCACCTGTTGATGCGGATCACAAGGGCCGAGGCAATGCGCGGCCTGGTCGATTTCTCGCGCGTGCGCGAGATGTGCGCACGGGTCGGTGACCGGATCGACCATGTGCGCCTGACCCGGATTTCACCGCTGTCGGCGCCGCTTTTCCTTGAGCCCGGGCGCGTTCCGGTGAACGGGTTGGCGGACGAACGCATTCTGGAAGAAGAGGTCACGCGGCTGCTGAACGAAAGCGGGCTTGCCGGGATCGATGGGGCGTAG